One Aphelocoma coerulescens isolate FSJ_1873_10779 chromosome 5, UR_Acoe_1.0, whole genome shotgun sequence DNA segment encodes these proteins:
- the KCNK13 gene encoding potassium channel subfamily K member 13 isoform X2, producing the protein MTSGPDGISPALSTSWAPSFLLSIGCRWISGRQEPPLGQIHGAEQHQREQSVCDNPKAWFGMTTPATVGGKIFLIFYGLIGCAGTILFFNLFLERLITVIAYVMKSCHERQLRRKGVLPHNGRRGSGTSEVDSLAGWKPSVYYVMLILCVASLIISCCASAMYTPIEGWSYFDSLYFCFVAFSTIGFGDLVSSQNIRYESQGLYRFGNFVFILMGVCCIYSLFNVISIVIKQSINWILKKLACKCCHRCQRRLFHSRRNVVMPGNVRSRRNISIETDVVNESDTDGRRLSGEMISMKDFLASNKVSLAIMQKQLSETANGYPRQMSSNSKQNGFSGGVGALAIMNNRLAETSVDR; encoded by the exons ATTGGGTGCAGATGGATCTCTGGAAGGCAAGAGCCACCCCTGGGACAGATCCATGGTGCAGAACAGCATCAGAGAGAACAAAGCGTCTGTGATAACCCCAAAGCCT GGTTTGGTATGACCACCCCCGCCACCGTTGGAGGCAaaatttttctgatattttacgGCCTTATAGGATGTGCAGGGACCATTTTGTTCTTTAACCTGTTCCTGGAGCGCTTGATCACTGTCATAGCTTACGTCATGAAGTCCTGCCACGAAAgacagctgaggaggaaaggggtTCTCCCTCACAACGGCCGGAGGGGCTCAGGGACCTCTGAGGTGGACAGCCTGGCGGGCTGGAAGCCCTCCGTGTACTATGTTATGCTGATTTTATGTGTAGCATCCCTCATCATTTCCTGCTGTGCCTCTGCAATGTACACACCGATTGAAGGGTGGAGTTACTTTGACTCACTTTACTTCTGCTTTGTGGCCTTCAGCACCATTGGTTTTGGTGATCTGGTCAGTAGCCAGAACATCAGGTATGAGAGCCAAGGTCTTTACCGCTTTGGCAACTTTGTCTTCATACTCATGGGGGTGTGCTGCATCTATTCCTTATTTAATGTGATCTCTATTGTCATCAAGCAGTCCATAAACTGGATATTAAAGAAGTTGGCCTGCAAGTGCTGCCACAGATGCCAAAGAAGATTATTTCATTCACGGAGGAATGTAGTAATGCCAGGAAATGTGCGCAGCCGGAGAAACATCTCCATCGAGACTGACGTTGTCAATGAGAGTGACACGGACGGACGCCGTCTGTCAGGAGAGATGATCTCCATGAAAGACTTCCTGGCCTCCAATAAAGTCTCACTGGCCATCATGCAGAAACAGCTGTCAGAAACTGCTAATGGGTATCCAAGGCAAATGAGCTCTAATTCAAAGCAAAATGGATTCTCTGGTGGGGTTGGAGCTCTAGCAATTATGAATAACAGACTGGCAGAGACAAGTGTGGATAGGTaa